The following proteins are encoded in a genomic region of Bombus pyrosoma isolate SC7728 linkage group LG1, ASM1482585v1, whole genome shotgun sequence:
- the LOC122569400 gene encoding NTF2-related export protein, translating to MEQDLKAKIDQACRTAEEFTKLYYESLDKRRYLISRLYLDTATLIWNGNGIEGKDNIQKFWTDLPPSDHSIFTLDAQPITGPEVADQLTFLVKVGGQVKYDDKTSKPFNQSFLIAAMGDKWKIVSDCFRVQEAIENVN from the exons ATGGAACAG gatTTGAAGGCGAAAATCGATCAGGCTTGTCGAACAGCCGAAGAATTTACAAAACTTTATTATGAAAGTTTAGATAAACGCAGATat cttATATCAAGGTTATATTTGGATACTGCGACTTTAATATGGAATGGGAATGGTATTGAAGGCAAAGATAACATACAGAAATTTTGGACAGATTTGCCACCTTCAGATCattctatttttactttaGATGCTCAACCAATAACGG GTCCTGAGGTGGCAGATCAATTAACATTTCTTGTAAAAGTTGGAGGGCAAGTAAAGTATGACGATAAAACATCGAAACCATTTAACCAAAGCTTCTTAATTGCAGCTATGGGAGATAAGTGGAAAATTGTAAGCGATTGTTTCCGAGTACAAGAAGcaatagaaaatgtaaattga